The segment GATTGCGTAGTGGAGCCGGCCGAGATCGCCATAGAGCATGGCACCGATATCATAGATGCCGAAATCGAGCAGCCGCATGCCGAGTCCCTTCCCCCTGTTATTGAGGACTTCCAACCGTCCGGCAACCTGATTGGTGAGGGACATACGGTATTCATAGATCAACGGCAGACCGTAGAGAAAATTTCTGGTGGGAAACCGCCGTTCTGCGAGGTTCCCAAACGGCATGTCGAACTTTCCCATCTGGATGTTGAAACCAAGCCCGGCAAAGTCAGTGATGCGAATGGCCGCATAATCGATGCTCAGCAGGTTTTCTTCGAAGGACCTGGTGTTGACAAGGACGAAGACGTTGTCCGTCACCTTGGAATCGACGAAGAGATCGAACCGCCACCCGAATGTCCCCGTTCCCTTGTTGACGACACGTTGGTTCTGCGAGCGGGAGCTCTTGAGCCCGTACGCAGAAGCTTCACCGCTCAGCTGCACTTGTGAAAAGACCGGAGCACCGATGGTCATCACGAATGCGAGAGACACCAGGATGTTCTTCATAGTCGGTTCTCAGTAGGTGAAGTTTGCGTTGACAACGTCGCCCCCCTTGACGGTGATACTCTGGCTTCCGGCAAGCTCGCGGCCGTACCAAAACCTGACTGTGTAGGCACCGCTAGGGACGTTCTTGATCGAAAACGATCCCTGGTCATCGGGGACGACAAAATACGGATTCTCGAGAATCAGGATTGTAGCGTTCATGTGCGCGTGAATATCGCAATAGACCCGCACGATCCCGGGCTGGTCGAACCGGACAGACTTCTGGGTTCCGGTCGGATAGCGGCCCAGGTCGAATTCTTTCGGTTGAGAGTACGAAAACACGTTGTGAAAAAGGTTGTCTCGATTTGGAAAGTCCACGGTGGTGCCGGCGAGTACCGGCAATACCTGGGGATGAAACATGAGATCTTTCTGATCGAGAATCGGATGAACTGCCGGAGGAGCAAAGCTGTGCGCCTTCATCACCTCACTTTCAAGATAAATGACGGCCTTCTCCGATAACTTGTACGAAACTGGCGTAGCTGATGTGTGTTCCGGGCCGGTCAGTGCCGGTCGATGCGTGCTGTAGCGGTCAATGATGGGAGGCTTCTGCGTGTCAACATCTACCCTGGCAATGGTGATCTTCCCGCGAATTTCCCCCAGCTTCTTTGCATCCTGTGCCAGTGCGTGTTGACCGCAAGCCAGCGCTCCCCCGAGAAACAGAAGCCCGAGGAGGGTCCTTTTTCTCGTGTGTCGAGGGCTATCCATAGGCATGGTCTCCGTGTGCAGCTGACTTACAATTAACGAAATTTGGTCTCAGAATCAATCAAACGAACGATCTGTCGGGTTCTCTTGATACCCCATTCGTCGGGAGCTGCGCTTCCAATTCAAACCGCCCCGGCGTTCGTGAGCCGAAGCGACGAACGGCACGGCGATTTCGGGAGCGTTAGCAAAGGAACCAATCGTCCCCTCTCCCCTCCGCACAAGCAACCCTCAGAGGGGACTGTTCAATCCTTGAGAAGAAGTTCACCCGCCCTGCCCGGATACGGAACAAGTCCAATCCGATCCGGATCATCATCCTTCAACAACCACGTTACAATCGTTTCGTTGACTTCCTGTGACACGAAACAAGAAATCCCGTTCCGAACTGCTTCGAAACGGGATTGCGATTGCTCTTTGCCAGCAGGTCAGACTGCGTGTTTTGCCTCGGAGACACAGAACCGGTCGAACGCCTGAGCGATTGTTGCCGCCACCTGATCCGCCGTATGACCTTCAATTTGATAACGGTGAATCATGTGAACGAATTTTCCATCGCGCATGATCGCGAACGACGGAGATGATGGCGGCTGGTCTGTAAAGTACTCACGGGCACGGGCAGTTGCTTCCTTTTCCTGTCCGGCAAACACGGTGACAAGCTTGTCCGGTACAACCGGATTCTGCATGGCCTTCGCCAGAGCAGGGCGGGCAGCCCCTGCTGCACATCCGCAGGTTGAGTTGACGACAACGAGTGTCGTTCCCTTCGCCTTCGGAAGCGCCGCATCAACATCTTCAGGTGTTTTCAGTTCCTGTGCCCCAAGCCGCGTCACTTCGTCTCTCATTTGCTGAATCAGAATATTGTACATGTCTGCTCTCCTTCTCGAAATATCAGTCAGAAATTAGTCGCTTATGCAGAAATGATAACAATTGCGGGGGGAATTAGTTCCTTTCGAACCGAAGATCAGCAATTTGCTGTTCGGATGTTCCACGTTTACCATTCACCAAGCGGGGTGACGGGGAGCCCGCCGGTTACGCTCCTACGGAGCTCGGTGCGACACTTAGGGTCGTTGGTTATAGACGTTGCGCTCCTACGGAGCGCTTCTGAGGTCAATCGTGAGACGACGCATCTTGTCGCAAGAGTCATCAGCCCCGTAGGGGCGTGATGTTGATAACCAGGAATCGATCCCTGGTCAAGCTCCGTCAGGAGCGGCAGAAATTTGTAAGGTTTTCGATTCTGCGAGTCGGGGGCTTGAGATTGTACGATCCCGAAAATGTACAGGATCGAATAATGATGTGAAAGTCTCGTTGAGTTTCTGTGTTATCTGTGTGCTATGTGGGGCGGCTTAAAGCCTCAGCTTCGACCCAGAAGGTGCGTGGCACCTGCCGGATTCAAGAAACTTCAAACGTCATTATTGGATATTCGACATTGGATGTTGCCCGGAACATCCGATCTCGCAATGGAATGCCCAATATTGAACTCACAATGTCCAATCATGAAGTTGGGTTGTCAGGAGTGCGGCGGCTTGAAACCCCGATACGTGTCGTACCGGGAATCATAGAAGACAAGCTGGAAGCTGCTGTCTCTCAATGTCCCGCCTGACGGGTAGAGGTAGAATTGTTCGATCGTGCCGGTGGGTTTGGGAGAAGGTTTATGCTGCTCGGAATAAAACTCGAGGACGTAGTACCCGTTCCGGTACTCTGACGTCTCCAGTTGCTCGAGGAGATTTTCGTGGGTAAAACATCGAAGGTCACGGCCAACCATACGCCTTACTGCTCCGGTCCTTGGACATATTCGTTGCGGCGGATGAGCATCAGGATTGCCGAGTGGGGGACAATCAGATACTTGTGTTCGTCGTACTCGATCTCAATGCCGGAGTCGCGGAGAAACACAGCGAAGTCTCCCTCTTCAGCCTGAAGAGGCATGTATTTGATCGGGTCTTTCGGAGAAGTCGACCATTGTTCCTGGTCGAGGAAGTGGGGATTGGGAACAGCGTATCCCGGGCCGACCTGGACAACAACACCGCTGTTGACTTTTTCTTTCTCTTTGACTCCGGGAGGAAGGTATAATCCGTGGTTGGTGCGTTCCGCATCGGCATCCGGTGCGATGAGCACCTTGTCGCCGACAAGGATAATCTTCTTGCGGGATTTTATCTCCACGGTTGCCCCTGCACATTGCCAGATTCGAATGTACCAGCGATTGACCTGTTTCTTTCAAGATACTGAAGTCCCGTTGAGAACGCAAGCTATGCGACACGATCATCAGGAGGGCCCGCAACTATTCAGTGTGTGCTGGACAGTTCTGATCGATGGAGCAATCGAACGAGCTGAATGCTATCATATTGTATTTGCGGCTTCTTCTGGCTCTCCATTTTGGATAGGCTGCCTCACGTGTGATCCAACGTTTGATATTCCCTCTTGCAGACGATCACCCGCTTTCTTCTGCTGATTGGGCTCGAACTCCCCTCTGTTCGATTCCGAACTTCCCTCTGTTCGATTCCGAGCCGCTCACAGCTCCTGATCACCCTTTTTTGATCCTTTCGAAGAAAAGTATTGTGGCCTGCCACGTGCACGAAAGACACTGCGATAACTCGGTGTCAACGAATCATTCGCGAGGCAGTCATGAAATTCTCAACCCTCATTGCAGTGTTTTTCTTCTTGTCTTTTGCGACGCGTGATGCTGCTGCCGAGAGCACCATCACCGCTATTCCCACGGGAGTGAGTGATTCACAATTGGATGCCGATACGATGCACATCGAGTTGAAAATATTGCTTGTTCAGTTTACGGACATCGAATGCAAGAAAGACTCCGAGAGTGGATTACCGTTGTACACTGCGAAGAACTTTGAAGATCTCCTTGGGTCGGAAGGCATGTATGTATCTCCGAAAATGCATTCACCGGACGGAGATGAGATTTTCGGAAGCATGAATG is part of the Ignavibacteriales bacterium genome and harbors:
- a CDS encoding BrxA/BrxB family bacilliredoxin is translated as MYNILIQQMRDEVTRLGAQELKTPEDVDAALPKAKGTTLVVVNSTCGCAAGAARPALAKAMQNPVVPDKLVTVFAGQEKEATARAREYFTDQPPSSPSFAIMRDGKFVHMIHRYQIEGHTADQVAATIAQAFDRFCVSEAKHAV
- a CDS encoding carboxypeptidase regulatory-like domain-containing protein, which gives rise to MDSPRHTRKRTLLGLLFLGGALACGQHALAQDAKKLGEIRGKITIARVDVDTQKPPIIDRYSTHRPALTGPEHTSATPVSYKLSEKAVIYLESEVMKAHSFAPPAVHPILDQKDLMFHPQVLPVLAGTTVDFPNRDNLFHNVFSYSQPKEFDLGRYPTGTQKSVRFDQPGIVRVYCDIHAHMNATILILENPYFVVPDDQGSFSIKNVPSGAYTVRFWYGRELAGSQSITVKGGDVVNANFTY
- a CDS encoding co-chaperone GroES family protein; its protein translation is MEIKSRKKIILVGDKVLIAPDADAERTNHGLYLPPGVKEKEKVNSGVVVQVGPGYAVPNPHFLDQEQWSTSPKDPIKYMPLQAEEGDFAVFLRDSGIEIEYDEHKYLIVPHSAILMLIRRNEYVQGPEQ